The genome window tcctatAGAGCATCTCAGGAGCTGCTACTCTTTTAATGAAGTGTTGACTTGCAGGCAGATGTCAAAACAAATGTTCATGTCTAATCAAATCTGTTTACCAATGTTTCTACGTTATTTTTTAGGCCAAATGTCTTAAAGCATCTTCACTCCCAGCAAAAAATTAAAGGTACTGCTGGAGACTTGAGTTTTGATGTTGTTATCAGAAAGTGTAGACGACTGTTTGTCCCCAGTGTTGGCAACAGAGCTGACGtccaacaataaataaatgtaggaAGTAGTAAAATGTTCCTAGTGTGAGCAGCAGATCTGCATCATACTCACACAGTTCAACATATTCACATTGGGAGCTGTAAAACCAGTCTGATCTCAGCAGGCTCCTTATTTCTACACTTCAGTCTAGtgcagagatatatgttgttcagagctgctgagtctgAACCGGTGtcaaacatcacttcatggaccttgtgtgtgtctctgtgtggattcatggcctggtagctcaatgGGTAGGGTGTCAGTCTGGAAAGCAGTAGGTCATGAGTTTGTTTCCAGTTAAACCCAtccttgtgtgtgtcctgagcaCACCCATGAGTGGCAGCCCACAGAAGTGCATGGATCAGAAAACAGTTCTTATGTCTTGTCAGGtgttcatggttcctccacagagtggaccagcagagctcagaggtatccaatgctcagtctgtccagcagcaccaaacacacctggactccatatttatggtctgtacatgtacaactactactgttcatctgttgtgttgaatcatctccatgctgcactttttagaccagtggattgtcagtgtgtccaacatggatctgatgtttggctccatggttttagttggatcagatcattcatttagtttctgttccagctgctggaggaaaacattgtcacgtttgtgaagaaggagctgaagaagatccagaaggttctgagaCCCGATTAcacagaatgcttagagagtcagaggaaggatgaggaggagttggatggtgaggatgaagagcagaggaggagcagcagagacgcgtttctgaagatcacagtgaacttcctgaggaggatgaagcaggaggagctggctgactgtctgcagagtaagaggatttatctacataatcagagaagcaatcacacatttactgatgtgttgagttaattttgttttatttgtggacCATGCATAAATTCTCAATCTTCTATCAAACTACATGAATCATAACCATTTTCGTGTTCAttcaggatcttctgctgcagtttgtcaggatcaacttaaatctcgcctgaagcagaagttccagtgtgtgtttgaaggcatcgctaaagcaggaaagccaacccttctgaatcagatctacacagagctctacatcacagagggagggactggagaggtcaacgctgaacatgaggtcagacagattgaaacagcctccaggaaaccagacagagcagaaacaagcatcagaccagaagacgtctttaaaggctcagctggaagagatggagccatcagaacagtgatgacaaagggagtggctggcattgggaaaacagtcctaacacagaagttcactctggactgggctgaaggcaaagccaaccaggacatacacttcacatttccattcatcttcagagagctgaatgtggtgaaaaagaaaaagttcagcttggtggaacttgttcatcacttcttcactgaaaccaaagcagcaggaatctgcaccTTTAAACACTTGAgcgttgttttcatcttggacggtctggatgagtgtcgacttcctctggacttcaacaagactaaaaccctgactgatgtcacagaatccacctcagtggatgtgctgctgacaaacctgatcagggggaacctgcttccctctgctcacctctggatcaccacacgacctgcagcagccaatcagatccctcctgggtgtgttgacatggtgacagaggtcagagggttcactgacccacagaaggacgagtacttcaagaagagattcagagatgagcagcaggccacaacaatcatgtcccacatcaagacgtcacaaagcctccacatcatgtgccacatcccagtcttctgctggatcactgctacggttctggaggatctgctggaaaccagagagggaggagagctgcccaagaccctgacggagatgtatatccacttcctggtggttcagaccaaagtgaagaacatcaagtatgatggaggagctgagacagatccacactggaataaaaagagcaggaagatgattaagtctctgggaaaagtggcttttgagcagctgcagaaaggaaacctgatcttctatgagtcagacctgacagaatgtggcatcgatgtcagagcagcctcagtttattcaggggtgttcacacaggtctttaaagaggaaagagggctgtatcaggacaaggttttctgcttcatccacctgagtgttcaggagtttctggctgctcttcatgtccatctgaccttcatcaactctggagtcaacctgctgtcacaattatcctggtttaaacattttatgctGAAACATGAACATACACAGTTCTACCACGgtgctgtggacaaggctttagagagtccaaatggacacctggacctggtcctccgcttcctcctgggattttctcttgagAACAATCAGACATTCTTACAAGGTTTGATGACACgaatgagaagtaatttacaaaccaatcaggaaacagttcaatatatcaagaagaaaatcacagagtttccttctgcagagaaaagcatcaacctcttccactgtctgaatgaactgaatgattgttctctagtagaggagatccaacactatctgaaatcaggaagtctctccacagataaactgtctccttcccagtggtcagctctggttttcatcttattatcttcagcaaatgatcttgaagtatttgagctgaataaattctctgcttcagaggaggctcttctgaggTTGCTGCCTGTCGTCAAAGCTTCCAACACTGCTCTGTAAGTATTTTGTAAATTTTCTAAATGTGGATTGtactatttatttaatcaggacTGTTTTAAATGAAAGAAACAAGTATAAATGTGATTACCTTTCTCTGCTCGACTGAACTTGCGTAgcttttttttgtgttgttcatgtttcattttgattacaattCATGTCCATTACTGTCTCACCAGACTGAgtagctgtaacctgtcagagaaaagctgtgaagctctgtcctcagttctcagctctcagtcctctagtctgagagaactggacctgagtaacaacaacctgcgggattcaggagtgaatgttctgtgcgctggactgaagagtcctcactgtcgactggagactctcaggtcaagatttttcagtgtgttctttTATTGACAATCTTTTGTACTTCATATTTGATGCTTTTTCATTGATTTTATTCAAGGTTTCTCAATATGTGTCTCCTTTGCCTTCAGAAGtggttgtagtgtgtgactTAATGATGGTGTGTAACTGTGACCAAgtcttttttgtgcttttttgtgccagcaggctgtcaggctgtctgctctcagaggaagcttgtgtctctctggcctcagctctgagctccaacccctcccatctgagagagctggacctgagctacaatcatccaggagactcaggagtggagctgctgtctgctggagtcaaggatccacactggagactggacactctcaggtatggacacaactacacacagtgtgtgatggaggagcaagtagggatgtggagctttataaACTTGGAACctaaccttggagtgtgtgataataaacacattcagactttgcttcctggggtgtcacattagtttggtggtgacagagtgagactgaaagcaggtgtctgacaccaaaagtgatgaagtgaaagagagaagtcaaagcttttctccacgtcacctcctgctccgtagattccaagataaggatccaactccttagttgttgctgaatgtccatccctacatacaagcctccatctgaacacaatcctacaacaatgtgtgtgtgagagccatgtaatgtccatgtctgcatgtctctgaccccctcctcctttcagggtggagcctggtggagtccaatggttgacaccaggtctgagcaagtgtaagtgtgttttactgagatcagcaacattcaaccatcttcaaactgtcatgagtcatcatcaaactgatgatagatcaataactgcagctggattgtgtcttgttctctccatcagatttctgtcaactcatcatcgacacaaacacagtgaacagagaacTACAACtatctgacaacaacaggaagataacacgtgtggaggaggatcagtcatatcctgatcatccagacagatttgactactggtatcagctgctgtgtagtaatggtctgactggtcgctgttactgggaggttgagtggagaggagatGTTGAAATATCattgagttacagaggaatcagaagaaAAGGACACAGTgatgactgtttgtttggagacaatgatcagtcctggagtctgatctgCTCTAATGATTGTTACtatgtcagacacaataacatatctacatccatctcctcccctgtgtctgacagagtatcagtgtatgtggactatcctgctggttctctgtccttctacagagtctcctctgacaaactgatccaccttcacaccttcaacaccacattcactgaacctctttatcctgggtttggatTTAGGTTCTGTTGGTCTGGTTCCTCATtatctctgtgtgatgtgtcgtaGTGAGAGTTTGACCCTGTCAGACAAATGTTGTCactgttgaacatagttcagtctgttcatgtctgtgttgttgtcatgTCAGATGGAtgtattaaatgaaaacaaactgtggaCCTAAGGTCACTGAGCATGTTCTGTTTTGATTGGACGACGCAGACgacaaaaggcagaagcaactagAGGAttttgtgatctttgcattacacctctgTGATGTATGtcctgatctccccagctggtttttgatttgcttttttcattatctttcattttcctctgtccAGAAAAGACAAGTCTCTCATGAACTTCATTacaaatttccaccacagtggataaatagttgtgttgctcATATTTCTTGATCATTCTGTGAatcatttgattttatttgaagtgtatggagggagaagaaaggagaagCTTTATTCACTCTTtttgtgacaaacacacaaatctccatccagccagtagctaaagttgattccagattgtgTGCTATAATATAATAGAAGTTTTAATCAGGTTCAGCATCTGTTTTCAATTCTCAAGCATTAACTGACAAACACCACACGCTGTAACCTTTACTTCCAATTGTCTTGCTATGTTAGTATGTTGGCTATGATTCCTTCGAACCTTTACAACTGTTATAGTCATTCAaaattttgcttttgttcttcaaaattctagttagttttacttctcagtttcataaggcctcctttccacctctctggaaacacaTGGAGGACgcggccccccctggagtcccttcaggatTGTTGTGTGGTCCAGGAACTAGCAGCGCCCAGGATTACACTCATCATCTAACCCagtacaccactgaggaacccttcacacttggagatgcttctggTGTGCTTTTAAAcctacactttgagagcagcGTCTAAAAGCTTCTAGAATCATGCAAAATTTGAACTTTcaacttcacaagaacaacctcttaacctctgagccactgctctgttcaggttgtgacatgttcagtgttgtatttacagtttatttggacaaaaaggacttgaaagcatctTATCTTTCTGAGTAATAtgtttaaggttgtatttacagtttacttgACGACAAGGCCTTAAAAGGGTTTAGCATTATTTTGGGACTTAGGCTTTAAAATAGGACACTTAAGGTAAACGAAAGAAAGTGTTCAAATCTTTAATGGCTTAGAGGTTATGAGCTCAATTAGACAGGGTGAGGTTTGACCTTTGAAAGGTTCCCACCTAGAATACAGGTAAAATGTCTCCAAAGTCAATGGCTGtatctgtggctgaaggtgcaggaTCTCAGAACTCTTGGtcatgaggctgtgtgtttta of Betta splendens chromosome 19, fBetSpl5.4, whole genome shotgun sequence contains these proteins:
- the LOC114846393 gene encoding protein NLRC3-like — translated: MSQCEDREEGALPSKTSLREDHESQKKAQRFHQRQESPELGPEPEPEHSCMSFQSNRSKDIIDNFKDQHALESKCSWFLHRVDQQSSEVSNAQSVQQHQTHLDSIFMLLEENIVTFVKKELKKIQKVLRPDYTECLESQRKDEEELDGEDEEQRRSSRDAFLKITVNFLRRMKQEELADCLQRSSAAVCQDQLKSRLKQKFQCVFEGIAKAGKPTLLNQIYTELYITEGGTGEVNAEHEVRQIETASRKPDRAETSIRPEDVFKGSAGRDGAIRTVMTKGVAGIGKTVLTQKFTLDWAEGKANQDIHFTFPFIFRELNVVKKKKFSLVELVHHFFTETKAAGICTFKHLSVVFILDGLDECRLPLDFNKTKTLTDVTESTSVDVLLTNLIRGNLLPSAHLWITTRPAAANQIPPGCVDMVTEVRGFTDPQKDEYFKKRFRDEQQATTIMSHIKTSQSLHIMCHIPVFCWITATVLEDLLETREGGELPKTLTEMYIHFLVVQTKVKNIKYDGGAETDPHWNKKSRKMIKSLGKVAFEQLQKGNLIFYESDLTECGIDVRAASVYSGVFTQVFKEERGLYQDKVFCFIHLSVQEFLAALHVHLTFINSGVNLLSQLSWFKHFMLKHEHTQFYHGAVDKALESPNGHLDLVLRFLLGFSLENNQTFLQGLMTRMRSNLQTNQETVQYIKKKITEFPSAEKSINLFHCLNELNDCSLVEEIQHYLKSGSLSTDKLSPSQWSALVFILLSSANDLEVFELNKFSASEEALLRLLPVVKASNTALLSSCNLSEKSCEALSSVLSSQSSSLRELDLSNNNLRDSGVNVLCAGLKSPHCRLETLRLSGCLLSEEACVSLASALSSNPSHLRELDLSYNHPGDSGVELLSAGVKDPHWRLDTLRVEPGGVQWLTPGLSKYFCQLIIDTNTVNRELQLSDNNRKITRVEEDQSYPDHPDRFDYWYQLLCSNGLTGRCYWEVEWRGDVEISLSYRGIRRKGHSDDCLFGDNDQSWSLICSNDCYYVRHNNISTSISSPVSDRVSVYVDYPAGSLSFYRVSSDKLIHLHTFNTTFTEPLYPGFGFRFCWSGSSLSLCDVS